Proteins encoded within one genomic window of Anopheles gambiae chromosome 3, idAnoGambNW_F1_1, whole genome shotgun sequence:
- the LOC4578288 gene encoding CLIP domain-containing serine protease HP8, with product MQPNSMVGVATLSLLIVAFCQIVVAQFHQCTGGETCININECPRFGPHYHEPAKWSEELLNEFRSKVCKREQSNGRNLYKVCCKRAATGNKNNRERGLATLDLEECGAYSADRMAYGQEARLFQFPWMALLMLNSVKFVCGGTLINRRYVLTAAHCIKNTHVTTVRLGEFDISTPIDYDQRGDQHAPPPQDIAIEQTIVHEAYSARLKVNDIGLIRMAEEAAYNDNVSPICLPVSPAMRTTQTTYFVAGWGATESAFYSNRLLFGKVALLTNDQCAQQLLRVDSYTKINNDQMCAIGANLTDNCTGDSGGPLKTISINARYVQYGVVSLGLRTCGKQSAPGVYTRVENYADWILEHLEE from the exons ATGCAACCAAATAGCATGGTAGGAGTGGCGACACTGTCCTTACTAATCGTCGCGTTCTGTCAAATTGTAGTCGCAC AGTTCCACCAGTGCACTGGCGGCGAGACCTGCATCAACATCAACGAGTGTCCACGGTTCGGTCCACACTACCACGAGCCCGCAAAATGGTCCGAGGAGTTATTGAATGAATTCCGGTCGAAGGTGTGCAAGCGTGAGCAGAGCAACGGCAGGAAT CTGTACAAGGTATGCTGCAAGCGGGCAGCCACAGGCAACAAGAACAACCGTGAGCGCGGACTAGCCACGCTCGATCTGGAGGAATGCGGCGCGTATTCTGCCGACCGGATGGCGTACGGTCAGGAGGCTAGGCTGTTCCAGTTTCCCTGGATGGCGCTGCTAATGCTCAACTCGGTTAAATTTGTCTGTGGCGGTACGCTGATCAACAGGCGCTACGTACTGACCGCTGCCCACTGTATCAAGAACACACATGT CACCACGGTACGGTTGGGCGAGTTCGATATAAGCACACCGATCGACTATGACCAGCGGGGGGATCAGCATGCCCCGCCGCCCCAGGACATTGCCATTGAGCAGACAATCGTGCACGAAGCGTACAGTGCGCGGCTAAAGGTGAACGACATTGGGTTGATACGGATGGCCGAGGAAGCAGCCTACAATGACA ATGTGTCGCCGATCTGTCTGCCCGTGTCGCCGGCAATGCGCACCACGCAGACGACCTACTTCGTGGCCGGGTGGGGCGCGACGGAGTCGGCCTTCTACTCGAACCGTCTGCTGTTTGGTAAGGTCGCCCTGCTGACTAATGATCAGTGTGCGCAGCAGCTGCTACGAGTGGATTCGTACACCAAGATCAACAACGATCAGATGTGTGCGATCGGGGCCAATCTGACCGACAACTGTACCGGCGATTCGGGTGGCCCGCTCAAAACGATCAGTATAAACGCACGCTATGTACAGTACGGTGTTGTGTCGTTAGGGCTGCGCACTTGCGGCAAGCAGAGTGCACCGGGCGTGTACACGCGGGTCGAGAACTATGCCGATTGGATACTGGAGCATCTGGAAGAGTGA
- the LOC1280175 gene encoding phenoloxidase-activating factor 3 isoform X1 yields MLGVTILLVALHAAHQATAQLNTCTGGNICIPIEQCPLFGSNSRATWTEATMNQFRARACEREPTIDGWTKYKVCCEPPAPSEPKDGRKPGLDLLDLENCGMNRMNSNESVENNDTLGKLPWIALLKTSSGEYHCAGTLISKRYVLTTAFCIISKNLAFVQLRKKDCDERGACTLKPQDIPIERTIGHDSSNKPWLFNNIGLVRLARDASFNSDVRPICLPMGPEYQTTDTKYFIVTRKEDYALLDTDAVAISEVHLVANEYCQSWLWRTVHNSQLCAIELAPNDDCAKPYGASLTAQARNGRHVMYGAHAFGMDICTQNESTVYTRVESFVDWIVSNIEE; encoded by the exons ATGCTGGGAGTAACAATTCTATTGGTCGCGCTGCACGCCGCACATCAAGCTACGGCAC AGTTGAATACATGTACCGGTGGCAACATCTGCATCCCGATCGAGCAATGCCCACTGTTTGGGTCTAACTCAAGGGCCACGTGGACAGAGGCAACAATGAACCAGTTTAGAGCGCGTGCCTGTGAGAGGGAACCCACTATCGATGGGTGGACT AAATACAAGGTATGTTGCGAACCACCGGCACCCAGCGAACCAAAGGACGGTCGTAAGCCTGGCCTAGATTTGCTTGACCTCGAAAATTGTGGAATGAACCGGATGAACAGCAACGAATCTGTAGAAAATAATGACACTCTTGGGAAGCTTCCATGGATAGCATTACTAAAAACAAGTTCCGGAGAGTATCACTGTGCCGGAACCTTAATCAGTAAACGCTACGTGCTGACGACTGCGTTCTGCATAATAAGCAAGAACCT TGCATTTGTGCAGCTTCGAAAGAAGGATTGTGATGAGCGCGGCGCTTGTACACTGAAACCTCAAGACATCCCCATCGAACGCACCATCGGACACGATAGTTCCAACAAGCCATGGCTGTTTAACAACATCGGCCTGGTACGTTTGGCACGAGACGCATCGTTTAATAGTG ATGTACGTCCAATCTGTCTCCCAATGGGACCCGAATATCAGACGACAGATacaaaatatttcattgttaCACGAAAAGAGGATTACGCTTTGTTGGACACAGACGCGGTAGCGATAAGCGAAGTTCATCTGGTTGCAAACGAATATTGTCAAAGTTGGCTATGGAGGACGGTTCATAATTCTCAGCTGTGTGCGATCGAATTGGCGCCAAACGATGATTGTGCAAAACCATACGGTGCATCACTCACAGCTCAGGCCCGCAATGGACGCCACGTCATGTACGGGGCACATGCTTTTGGGATGGACATTTGCACGCAAAATGAATCCACCGTGTACACCAGAGTGGAAAGCTTCGTTGATTGGATAGTGAGCAATATCGAAGAGTGA
- the LOC1280179 gene encoding serine protease inhibitor 28Dc, giving the protein MPYRALASVRKVPFRLLLPLGLLLCVCGGALAEPAAQNTSGLSKAVSEQLVGAINDLARTLGVMAGQGGSSSNSSKTELFSPVSIGSMMLLLLRAANRDTRHELLGVLRLEQYRKPGSGNIPKNYARLLKEFTRDIGGKGILKQLPGWHAGGNCYPPSEGLEDEEYDDDQYLEEPIEPNVVQLANGMFLQQGLINSSNFVRLARDLYQAQIEQVNFKERPDLARNTINRWVNESTRGRIGEILLDDPDPGTQMIVANALYFRGTWETFFNEPQFTRPQPFFPDGEDQPSILVPTMFASGCFPYYSSPELQARIMAFPYRNRTTSMYIVLPNDSNRARLRQLQASLSSAELDRLIGQMKMHKAIVQFPRMHASNTYDLKAALQQLGVRKLFDRTSNNLKIVSGKSNANGAEARAKVKLYVSEMVHKIDLEINERGTEGGALTITAMERSLPPVNFRVRGPFLIAIRHDPTKMLLFYGAVFDPS; this is encoded by the exons atgccgTACAGGGCATTAGCCTCGGTGCGGAAGGTACCGTTccggttgctgttgccgcttgGCCTGCTGCTGTGCGTGTGCGGAGGGGCTCTAGCCGAACCGGCCGCCCAGAACACGAGCGGGCTGTCGAAGGCCGTCAGTGAACAGTTGGTCGGCGCGATCAACGATCTGGCACGGACGCTCGGGGTAATGGCCGGCcagggcggcagcagcagcaacagcagcaagacGGAGCTGTTCTCCCCCGTCAGCATCGGCagcatgatgctgctgctgttgcgtgcCGCGAACCGGGACACGCGCCACGAGCTGCTCGGTGTGCTGCGGCTGGAGCAGTACCGCAAGCCCGGCAGTGGCAACATACCGAAAAACTATGCCCGCCTGCTGAAGGAGTTTACGCGTGATATCGGCGGCAAGGGCATACTGAAGCAGCTGCCCGGGTGGCACGCGGGCGGCAACTGCTACCCACCGTCGGAGGGGCTCGAGGACGAGGAGTACGACGATGATCA ATACCTTGAGGAGCCGATCGAACCGAACGTGGTGCAGCTTGCTAATGGGATGTTCCTGCAGCAAGGCCTGATCAACAGCAGTAACTTTGTGCGGCTTGCCCGCGACCTCTATCAAGCCCAGATCGAGCAGGTTAACTTTAAGGAGCGCCCGGATCTGGCCCGCAACACCATCAACCGCTGGGTGAACGAAAGTACCCGGGGCCGTATCGGGGAGATCCTGCTGGACGATCCGGACCCAGGCACGCAGATGATCGTGGCCAATGCGCTCTACTTCCGCGGAACGTGGGAAACGTTCTTCAACGAGCCACAGTTTACGCGCCCGCAGCCATTCTTCCCCGATGGGGAGGATCAACCGTCGATCCTCGTGCCGACCATGTTCGCCAGCGGTTGCTTCCCGTACTACTCGTCGCCCGAGCTGCAGGCACGCATTATGGCCTTTCCGTACCGCAACCGGACCACCTCGATGTACATCGTCCTGCCGAACGACTCGAACCGGGCCCGGTTGCGGCAGCTGCAGGCGAGCCTCTCCTCGGCCGAGCTCGATCGGCTGATCGGGCAGATGAAGATGCACAAAGCGATCGTACAGTTTCCCCGGATGCATGCGAGCAACACGTACGACCTGAAGGCGGCACTGCAGCAGCTCGGCGTGCGAAAGCTGTTCGACAGGACGTCCAACAACTTGAAGATAGTGAGCGGCAAGAGCAATGCTAATGGGGCCGAGGCGAGAGCGAAGGTGAAGCTGTACGTCAGTGAGATGGTGCACAAGATCGATCTGGAGATTAACGAGCGGGGCACAGAGGGAGGCGCTTTGACGATCACGGCAATGGAACGATCCCTGCCGCCGGTTAATTTCCGTGTCAGAGGACCGTTTCTGATTGCGATACGGCACGATCCGACGAAGATGCTACTGTTTTACGGGGCAGTATTCGATCCGTCGTAA
- the LOC1280175 gene encoding phenoloxidase-activating factor 3 isoform X2 — MLGVTILLVALHAAHQATAQLNTCTGGNICIPIEQCPLFGSNSRATWTEATMNQFRARACEREPTIDGWTVCCEPPAPSEPKDGRKPGLDLLDLENCGMNRMNSNESVENNDTLGKLPWIALLKTSSGEYHCAGTLISKRYVLTTAFCIISKNLAFVQLRKKDCDERGACTLKPQDIPIERTIGHDSSNKPWLFNNIGLVRLARDASFNSDVRPICLPMGPEYQTTDTKYFIVTRKEDYALLDTDAVAISEVHLVANEYCQSWLWRTVHNSQLCAIELAPNDDCAKPYGASLTAQARNGRHVMYGAHAFGMDICTQNESTVYTRVESFVDWIVSNIEE, encoded by the exons ATGCTGGGAGTAACAATTCTATTGGTCGCGCTGCACGCCGCACATCAAGCTACGGCAC AGTTGAATACATGTACCGGTGGCAACATCTGCATCCCGATCGAGCAATGCCCACTGTTTGGGTCTAACTCAAGGGCCACGTGGACAGAGGCAACAATGAACCAGTTTAGAGCGCGTGCCTGTGAGAGGGAACCCACTATCGATGGGTGGACT GTATGTTGCGAACCACCGGCACCCAGCGAACCAAAGGACGGTCGTAAGCCTGGCCTAGATTTGCTTGACCTCGAAAATTGTGGAATGAACCGGATGAACAGCAACGAATCTGTAGAAAATAATGACACTCTTGGGAAGCTTCCATGGATAGCATTACTAAAAACAAGTTCCGGAGAGTATCACTGTGCCGGAACCTTAATCAGTAAACGCTACGTGCTGACGACTGCGTTCTGCATAATAAGCAAGAACCT TGCATTTGTGCAGCTTCGAAAGAAGGATTGTGATGAGCGCGGCGCTTGTACACTGAAACCTCAAGACATCCCCATCGAACGCACCATCGGACACGATAGTTCCAACAAGCCATGGCTGTTTAACAACATCGGCCTGGTACGTTTGGCACGAGACGCATCGTTTAATAGTG ATGTACGTCCAATCTGTCTCCCAATGGGACCCGAATATCAGACGACAGATacaaaatatttcattgttaCACGAAAAGAGGATTACGCTTTGTTGGACACAGACGCGGTAGCGATAAGCGAAGTTCATCTGGTTGCAAACGAATATTGTCAAAGTTGGCTATGGAGGACGGTTCATAATTCTCAGCTGTGTGCGATCGAATTGGCGCCAAACGATGATTGTGCAAAACCATACGGTGCATCACTCACAGCTCAGGCCCGCAATGGACGCCACGTCATGTACGGGGCACATGCTTTTGGGATGGACATTTGCACGCAAAATGAATCCACCGTGTACACCAGAGTGGAAAGCTTCGTTGATTGGATAGTGAGCAATATCGAAGAGTGA
- the LOC4578285 gene encoding CLIP domain-containing serine protease HP8 codes for MLRVTILLIALHGAHQATAHLLDLEGCGMNRMQNNETLGNNDNLGQLPWIASIKSSSGQHICGGSLISKRYVLTAAHCLGHNDLAFVQLRKKDCDESGVCTLAKEDIPIERTIGHDSYNKPVRSHDIGLVRLARDASFNSDVRPICLPMGPEYQTTTSKYFVAPRGQDYASLNTDTIEITEVDRVTADQCQNRLNERIQMKRTIYESQICGLQSGRFDDCRNSGGPLTALGRNGRHVQYGVVSYGLNACNLDNSPVVYTRVESFINWILNNLEE; via the exons ATGCTGAGAGTAACAATTCTACTGATCGCGCTGCACGGCGCACATCAAGCTACGGCAC ATTTGCTTGACCTCGAAGGCTGTGGAATGAACCGGATGCAAAACAACGAAACTTTGGGAAATAATGACAATCTTGGGCAGCTTCCATGGATAGCGTCGATAAAATCGAGTTCTGGGCAACATATCTGTGGCGGCAGTTTGATCAGTAAACGCTACGTGCTGACGGCTGCCCACTGCTTAGGACACAACGATCT TGCATTTGTTCAGCTACGAAAGAAGGATTGTGATGAGAGCGGCGTGTGCACACTCGCAAAAGAAGACATCCCCATCGAACGCACCATCGGACACGATAGTTACAACAAACCAGTGCGGTCGCACGACATCGGCCTGGTGCGTTTGGCACGAGACGCATCGTTTAATAGCG ATGTACGCCCAATTTGTCTCCCAATGGGACCCGAATACCAGACGACAACATCTAAGTACTTCGTAGCTCCACGAGGACAGGACTACGCTTCGTTGAACACTGACACGATCGAAATTACTGAGGTTGATCGGGTCACAGCTGATCAGTGTCAGAATCGTCTAAATGAGCGGATACAGATGAAAAGAACGATTTACGAATCTCAAATCTGTGGGCTCCAATCGGGTCGTTTCGATGACTGTAGAAACTCCGGTGGACCACTGACAGCGTTAGGCCGCAATGGACGCCACGTACAGTACGGGGTAGTTTCTTACGGGTTGAACGCTTGCAATCTAGATAATTCACCCGTCGTGTACACCAGGGTGGAAAGCTTCATCAATTGGATATTGAATAATCTCGAAGAGTGA
- the LOC4578289 gene encoding phenoloxidase-activating factor 3, translating into MLRVTILLVALHGALQATPQLNKCSGGDICVPIVQCPKFGSDPPITWTPAVQDEFEKRVCEQETNSVNRTIYKVCCEPPASGEPSDGRKRGLALLDLKGCGMNRMHSNESVENNGTLGQLPWTALLKTSSGEFACAASLISERYVLTVAHCIKNRNVTFVQLRKKDCDEQGMCTLAPQDIPVERAIAHDGFSARRKLNDIALVRLAQNVSFNNDVLPICLPVAPEYQPAGSNYFTARDGQDYASLNTDTISITEVHPLTTENCENRLQELIKRQHKIQESHICGYEAGSFDGCATSAGGPLVALDRFGRNVQHGVVSYGVQDCSLENVPSVYTRVESFINWILHNLEE; encoded by the exons ATGCTGAGAGTAACAATTCTACTGGTCGCGCTGCACGGCGCTCTTCAAGCAACGCCAC AGTTGAATAAGTGCTCCGGTGGTGACATCTGTGTACCTATTGTACAATGCCCAAAATTTGGGTCTGATCCACCTATCACGTGGACACCGGCGGTACAGGACGAGTTTGAAAAGCGAGTGTGTGAGCAAGAAACCAATAGTGTTAATAGGACG ATATACAAGGTATGTTGCGAACCACCGGCTTCCGGCGAACCGAGCGATGGTCGCAAGCGTGGCTTAGCATTGCTTGACCTCAAaggctgtgggatgaaccgaATGCACAGCAACGAATCTGTGGAAAATAATGGCACTCTTGGGCAGCTGCCTTGGACGGCATTGCTAAAAACGAGCAGCGGGGAGTTCGCCTGTGCTGCTAGTCTAATCAGTGAACGCTACGTGCTGACGGTTGCTCACTGTATAAAGAATAGAAACGT GACGTTTGTGCAGCTTCGAAAGAAGGATTGTGATGAGCAGGGCATGTGTACACTGGCACCGCAAGACATCCCCGTCGAGCGTGCCATCGCACACGATGGCTTCAGTGCCCGGAGAAAACTGAACGACATTGCCTTGGTCCGTTTGGCACAGAACGTTTCGTTCAATAACG ATGTGCTCCCGATCTGTTTGCCAGTGGCTCCCGAATACCAGCCAGCAGGATCGAATTACTTCACTGCTCGAGATGGGCAGGATTACGCTTCACTGAACACCGACACGATCTCGATCACGGAAGTTCATCCACTGACGACTGAAAACTGTGAGAATCGGTTACAAGAGCTGATTAAAAGGCAACACAAGATCCAGGAATCTCATATCTGTGGGTACGAAGCGGGCAGCTTCGATGGGTGTGCTACCAGCGCCGGTGGACCACTGGTAGCGCTGGACCGCTTCGGACGTAACGTGCAGCACGGGGTGGTTTCCTATGGAGTTCAAGATTGCTCTTTAGAAAATGTACCCTCCGTGTACACCAGGGTGGAAAGCTTCATCAATTGGATATTGCACAATCTCGAAGAGTGA
- the LOC1280178 gene encoding phenoloxidase-activating factor 3 gives MHSTKAILTVLFVACWHQVTGQFNKCPADEMCISIGECEQFLPHYNQPAKWSPSLRDEFRRRVCQREKMNGVNVYKVCCSPPAPTTESDRKRGLELLDLENCGAYTDDKISFGQDAKLFQFPWMALLKSKAGSFFCGGTLINERYVLTAAHCLVNNDVASVRLGEYDLNSTIDCNKHGDCAPAPQDISVERAISHEDYSARYKLHDIGLIRLARRASLSDTLRCFFFHSLPDVLPICLPVTPAFLTKQTIFFVVGWGQTQNALFANKLQFTKLDLMANDECLKQLRPKDRFVRISDSQLCAIGSNLSDNCSGDSGGPLKSISIQNSRYVQYGVVSFGLRTCGKQSAPGVYTRVERYVDWILEQLED, from the exons ATGCATTCAACCAAGGCCATCCTGACGGTGCTGTTCGTCGCCTGCTGGCACCAAGTCACCGGGC AGTTCAACAAGTGTCCTGCCGATGAGATGTGCATAAGTATAGGCGAGTGTGAGCAATTTCTTCCCCACTACAACCAACCGGCCAAGTGGTCGCCCAGCTTAAGGGACGAGTTTCGAAGGCGGGTCTGTCAGCGGGAAAAAATGAACGGTGTGAAT GTCTACAAAGTATGCTGCTCGCCACCCGCGCCAACGACCGAAAGTGATCGTAAGCGAGGGCTGGAACTGCTCGACCTAGAGAACTGTGGAGCGTACACGGACGATAAGATATCGTTCGGACAGGATGCGAAACTGTTCCAGTTTCCCTGGATGGCACTGCTGAAATCGAAAGCCGGTAGCTTCTTCTGCGGCGGTACGCTGATCAATGAGCGCTACGTACTGACTGCAGCACACTGTCTCGTGAACAACGATGT GGCATCCGTCCGGCTCGGTGAGTACGATCTGAACAGCACGATCGACTGCAACAAGCACGGTGACTGTGCGCCGGCTCCGCAAGACATCTCGGTGGAGCGTGCCATCAGCCACGAGGACTACAGTGCCCGGTACAAACTGCACGACATTGGTTTGATTCGGCTGGCCCGCCGAGCATCACTGAGTGACA CCctgcgctgttttttttttcactctctgcCAGATGTTCTTCCCATCTGCCTACCGGTGACGCCGGCGTTCCTCACCAAGCAGACCATCTTCTTCGTGGTTGGCTGGGGCCAAACACAGAACGCACTGTTCGCGAACAAGCTCCAGTTTACGAAGCTCGACCTGATGGCGAACGACGAGTGTCTGAAGCAGCTACGGCCAAAGGATAGGTTTGTGCGCATCTCGGACAGCCAGCTGTGCGCGATCGGCTCCAATCTGTCCGACAACTGCTCGGGGGATTCGGGCGGACCGCTCAAGTCGATCAGCATTCAAAACTCGCGCTACGTCCAGTACGGCGTGGTGTCGTTCGGGTTGCGCACGTGCGGCAAGCAGAGTGCGCCGGGCGTGTACACGCGGGTCGAGCGCTATGTCGATTGGATTTTGGAGCAGTTGGAGGATTAA